From one Desmodus rotundus isolate HL8 chromosome X, HLdesRot8A.1, whole genome shotgun sequence genomic stretch:
- the SSR4 gene encoding translocon-associated protein subunit delta isoform X2 has protein sequence MSALASLGALALLLLSGLSCCSEACVEPQITPSYYTTSDAVISTETVFIVEISLTCKNRVQNMALYADVSGKQFPVTRGQDVGRYQVSWSLDHKSAHAGTYEVRFFDEESYSLLRKAQRNNEDISIIPPLFTVSVDHRGTWNGPWVSTEVLAAVIGLVIYYLAFNAKSHIQA, from the exons ATGTCGGCGCTGGCATCTCTCGGCGCCCTGGCGCTACTCCTGTTGTCGGGCCTCTCCTGCTGCTCAG AGGCCTGCGTGGAGCCCCAGATCACCCCTTCCTACTACACAACCTCTGACGCCGTCATTTCCACTGAGACTGTCTTCATCGTGGAGATTTCCCTGACATGCAAGAACAGGGTCCAG AATATGGCTCTTTATGCTGATGTCAGTGGAAAACAATTTCCTGTCACCCGGGGCCAGGATGTGGGGCGCTATCAG GTATCCTGGAGCCTAGACCACAAGAGTGCCCACGCAGGCACCTATGAGGTCAGATTCTTCGACGAGGAGTCCTACAGCCTCCTGAGGAAG GCTCAGAGAAATAACGAAGACATTTCAATCATCCCACCCCTGTTCACAGTCAGTGTGGACCATCGG GGCACCTGGAACGGGCCCTGGGTTTCCACCGAGGTGTTGGCCGCAGTCATTGGCCTAGTGATCTACTACCTGGCCTTCAATGCCAAGAGCCACATCCAGGCCTGA
- the SSR4 gene encoding translocon-associated protein subunit delta isoform X1: MSALASLGALALLLLSGLSCCSAEACVEPQITPSYYTTSDAVISTETVFIVEISLTCKNRVQNMALYADVSGKQFPVTRGQDVGRYQVSWSLDHKSAHAGTYEVRFFDEESYSLLRKAQRNNEDISIIPPLFTVSVDHRGTWNGPWVSTEVLAAVIGLVIYYLAFNAKSHIQA, translated from the exons ATGTCGGCGCTGGCATCTCTCGGCGCCCTGGCGCTACTCCTGTTGTCGGGCCTCTCCTGCTGCTCAG caGAGGCCTGCGTGGAGCCCCAGATCACCCCTTCCTACTACACAACCTCTGACGCCGTCATTTCCACTGAGACTGTCTTCATCGTGGAGATTTCCCTGACATGCAAGAACAGGGTCCAG AATATGGCTCTTTATGCTGATGTCAGTGGAAAACAATTTCCTGTCACCCGGGGCCAGGATGTGGGGCGCTATCAG GTATCCTGGAGCCTAGACCACAAGAGTGCCCACGCAGGCACCTATGAGGTCAGATTCTTCGACGAGGAGTCCTACAGCCTCCTGAGGAAG GCTCAGAGAAATAACGAAGACATTTCAATCATCCCACCCCTGTTCACAGTCAGTGTGGACCATCGG GGCACCTGGAACGGGCCCTGGGTTTCCACCGAGGTGTTGGCCGCAGTCATTGGCCTAGTGATCTACTACCTGGCCTTCAATGCCAAGAGCCACATCCAGGCCTGA